The Deltaproteobacteria bacterium DNA window CTTATAGCAGATCCCACCGCCGTCCGTGAAGTCCACACCTACTCCGGGACACTTGCACCCGTACTCGTCACCGAGCATCCAAATAAACGAGACATACGAAAGTCAACCAGCTTTGCCGGAAGGGTACGATGATGCTTCCATGAGTATGTTTTCTAAGAGAAGTTTCTGCCCTCGTCAACACAATTGCTGAACACGATATTATCGCAGCATTTCCTCATTGGGTTCTGGAGCCAGTAGGTTGATGATCGAGTCGTTGAGAATCCCTGCCCTTCAATGGCTCGATGACCCGATGACTCACTGACTCAATGCTTCCAGCAACGCGTTGGCATTCTTCAACGACTCGGTATCAAACCCTTCGGTGAACCAGTTGTAGAGGTCAGATAACATCTGGTGAGCAGCTTGCTTCTCTTCAGGTGACCGCAATAATGCCAGCCACGCCAGGCTGAAAATGAGCCAACCCGGCTCTCTCACTCGTCATTCTGCTGTCCAGTCCTCGACTTTCAGCTCTGGGATTTTGCCAAAGTCAGTGAGGTTGCGCGAGAGGAGAGTTGCGTCGTTGGCAAGCACGATGGCAGCGATCTTGAGGTCCATCGTCCCGAGCGTGCGATGTCTCTTACGCAAGCGTTGGAATTCTGTGGCCGCGCGAAGGTCAAACTCCAAGACGATAATCGCTCGATAGTTGTCCAGATGCCGTTTGAGGCGCCGATATGCTTCCACCTGTTGTGTCACCGATCGCATGCGGGCCACGTAGGCCAACCAGCCACGCAGCTGTTCCTCAAAATTAATGATGGTTGTAGCCGCTTGATCAGGAGCAATACGCGATAAGCGGGCTAGGAGGCGCTGCGTTGTGGAGCTAGCCTCCCACTCAAGGACGCTCAGATGATCAGTGTCGAGAACGAGCATCGCTGCCCTTGCGCTGCCGTGAGGTGGAAGGCCTGTAGGAACGTCGCTGTTGTTGGCCCAATTTCATTGCTTCTTGATACATGCGATCGCGAGCAAAGGAGTCGGTGATTTTCTCCCACCAAGGTTTTTCCTCTCCTCGTTTGCCCTCAAGTACGTTTCTTAAGCGAACAACCTCATGTTCAAGGGCAGCCACACGGGCGGCTAATTTTTCAGTAGGCATACACGCAACTCTTGCGAATCAGAAATCAGAATATTCTTACTGCTTTCTATCACACCTCTTCGGCCCTTCAATGGCTTAATGGCCGGATGACCCGATGGCTCAATCGCAAATGTCTTACTGACTCAATGCCTCCAGCAACGCCTTGGCATTCTTCAACGGCTCGGTGTCAAACCCTTCGGTGAACCAGTTGTAGGCCCGCGACGCCCAAAAGTGTGCATCGCGCATGCGCGATGCACACTTTCATGTGGAGTTCCGGATCATCCCGCATAACTTAGAGTGACTTTTCCTATCCTAGTGGAAACGTTGCGCTTTTACAGAGAGTATCGCCTTTTCGGCTCGACATGATCCGGTCCATACGTTTTGCTCCTGCAGCAGAATGCTGTTGAGAGGAGACACGTATGATCGATTCGTTCATTGTCCATCCCACCGTCCGTCAACGCCTCCGTGAAGGCCCACTCGGCCCTGCCGTCGATCACATCGCACAGACGTTGCAGGCCCAAGGGTATGCTGCTGCGACTATCAGAATCTACTTGCGCAACACCGCGCACTTTGGGCAGTGGTTAGCACGCCATCATATTGCGGTAGCCTCGGTGACCAACGCCACGGTTGATCGCTATCTTCGCCACTGTGGTCGGTTACCGTCTGGCCATCTTCCCAAAGCCGTCCATGGCCTCCGACCTCTCGTGACGCTCCTACGGGAGCAAGGCCTCGTGCCAGAGCAAGCAGTGCTACCCCCTGCGACGGAATGTGACAGCTGGGTACACCGCTACGAACACTATCTCCGTACTGTCCAGGGTGCAGCCGCGAGTACCCGCGCGACCTATCTACGCCTTGCACGTCGGTTCCTCACGTATTGCTTTCCTACCGGGCGGGTCGACTGGCCCGCTGTCAAGGCGGAGGACGTAGCCAGCTTCGTGCAACGCGAAACCGCGCACCGTGTGGGTGCTGGCCGTCGAGAACCAGCTGCTGCCGTCCGGGCGGCCTTGCGATTTGTCGTGCTCTGCGGCGATCGTGCCCCTGGCTTAGAAGGCGCTGTCCCCATGCCACGCCAGTGGCTGCATGCCTCGCTGCCACCCCAGCTGACACGAACCGAAGTCGAACAGGTCTTACAAAGTACACAGGGCACTACGCCAGCAGCGATCCGCAATCACGCGATTCTGCTCTTGTTGGCCCGACTCGGTGTACGCGCACGAGAGGTGGCGCGTCTACAGCTCGATGATATCCAGTGGCACGCCAGCCAACTGATGTTCGTCCCGGCAAAGCCCATCAAGAACGGTGCTTGCCATTGTCACAAGAAGTGGGAGATGCCTTGGTCTCCTACCTCACGACGACCCGACCAACAAGTCCGAGTCGCTACGTCTTTCTCCGCCTCAAGCCACCGTTTCGTCCTTTGGTCCGAGCCTGTGGTATTGGACGGCTTGTCCGTCGCGCGTTGGAACGTACGGGGATTCCACCACGGACTCCTATGGGGGCCCATCTGTTTCGTCATACTGCCGCCTCGCTCATGGTACAGCACGGAGCGACGTTCAAGGAGGTCGCCGATGTCCTCGGCCATCGCTCACTGCAAACCACCGGCCTCTATGCCAAGCTCGACTTCACCAATCTCGCGGCGGTGGCGTTGCCGTGGAATGGAGGTGGGCAATGACAGAACAGCAACTCACTGCGCATCTCGACACGTATTTGCGACTCCGTACGACATTAGGGTTTCGTGTCCAACAGGAACCTT harbors:
- a CDS encoding type II toxin-antitoxin system VapC family toxin, with amino-acid sequence MLVLDTDHLSVLEWEASSTTQRLLARLSRIAPDQAATTIINFEEQLRGWLAYVARMRSVTQQVEAYRRLKRHLDNYRAIIVLEFDLRAATEFQRLRKRHRTLGTMDLKIAAIVLANDATLLSRNLTDFGKIPELKVEDWTAE